A region from the Triticum urartu cultivar G1812 chromosome 1, Tu2.1, whole genome shotgun sequence genome encodes:
- the LOC125523084 gene encoding probable hexosyltransferase MUCI70, translating to MRCGSARGQLLLLFLVPKLLLHRLFPDVRYSLWIDGKLKLVKDPYQLLERFLWRKNVRFAISRHYRLFDVLEEAEANKAGGKYDNASIDNQIEFYKREGLTHYSSAKFLITSDVPEGCVIIGEHIPITNLFTCLWFNEVDRSTSRDQLSFSAARDKIRSRVLFDN from the exons GTTCCAAAACTATTACTTCATCGACTCTTTCCTGATGTGCGGTATTCACTCTGGATCGATGGGAAACTTAAACTTGTGAAGGATCCTTATCAGTTGTTAGAGAG ATTCTTGTGGAGGAAAAATGTGCGCTTCGCTATTTCCAGGCATTATAGACTCTTTGATGTCCTTGAGGAAGCTGAGGCCAACAAGGCTGGTGGGAAGTATGATAATGCTTCAATCGATAACCAAATAGAGTTCTACAAGAGAGAGGGTTTAACCCATTATTCATCAGCTAAGTTCCTTATTACAAGCG ATGTCCCCGAGGGCTGTGTAATTATAGGAGAGCACATACCCATCACCAATCTATTCACATGCCTTTGGTTCAATGAAGTTGATCGTTCCACCTCAAGAGATCAGCTAAGCTTTAGCGCAGCGAGGGATAAAATAAGatcaagagttctttttgacaacTAA